From Toxotes jaculatrix isolate fToxJac2 chromosome 1, fToxJac2.pri, whole genome shotgun sequence, a single genomic window includes:
- the LOC121183210 gene encoding keratinocyte-associated protein 3, with protein sequence MCTFDKDKGPRKLMKKGLALILVGHINFILGAIVHGSVLRHISKPSQHITTEYTVANIISVTSGLLSIATGIIAIVVSRNLHVLKLQIGLLIASFLNALLSAACCTGLLLAISVTVAHSGQGLMLGCNDTLVPINARSPVSAQCPFDTTRIYDTTLALWVPCAVLAGVEVGLSVWCFIVGLALRGLALCGNSYIKEQLEEEAEFSPHSQRLIGQRLNPDA encoded by the exons ATAAAGACAAAGGGCCGAGGAAGCTGATGAAAAAGGGGTTAGCTCTAATCCTGGTCGGCCATATTAACTTCATCCTTGGAGCTATTGTCCATGGCAGTGTCCTTCGCCACATCTCCAAACCCAGCCAGCATATCACCACTGAATACACTGTAGCCAACATCATCTCTGTCACCTCCGGCCTGCTG AGCATTGCCACTGGGATTATTGCCATCGTCGTGTCAAGGAACCTTCATGTATTAAAACTG CAAATAGGACTTCTAATTGCATCATTCCTGAACGCCCTGCTCTCAGCAGCATGCTGCACTGGTCTCCTCCTGGCCATTAGTGTCACTGTTGCCCACAGTGGACAGGGTTTGATGCTGGGATGCAATGACACACTGGTTCCCATCAATGCTCGATCACCTGTCAGTGCCCAATGCCCATTTGATACAACACGAATTTAT gACACCACCCTGGCACTGTGGGTCCCTTGTGCTGTGCTGGCAGGGGTTGAGGTCGGACTGTCTGTCTGGTGCTTCATCGTCGGATTGGCTCTCAGAGGGCTGGCACTGTGTGGGAACAGCTACATCaaagagcag ttggaggaagaggcagagttCTCTCCCCACAGCCAGCGTCTAATTGGACAGCGATTGAACCCTGATGCCTAA